The genomic region CGTGTCGCGGGCGACCGCGGACGCCGTACGGGCGGTGGACCGGACCCTCGCCACCGGGCCCGACCGGCTGATCGCCCGGCACCGCGCGTGGTGGCACGCGTACTACCGGCGCAGTTTCCTCTCCGTACCGGACAAGCGGCTCCAGTCCTTCTACGTCATCCAGCTCTACAAGCTGGCGTCGTCGACCCGCGCCGAAGGTCCGACGATCTCCGAGTGGGGGCCGTGGTTCCCCGAGGTCGGCAACAACTGGACCGCGGTGTGGTGGAACCTCAACGTGCAGATCGGCATGGCCCCGATCCACGGCACCAACCATCCCGAGCTGGACTCGGTGACGAACGCCTTCCGGCGTTTCGAGAAGAACCTCCCGATGTCCGTCCCCGCCGCCTACCGCGACGGCCGGAGCTACGCGCTGGGCCACCCCTCCGACTGGCAGCTGCGCGCGGGCGACACCTACGACGTCGGGGCGCCGGGCTCGGACCACATCTCCGACAACTTCGGCAATCTCACCTGGGCGCTGCACAACGTCTGGCAGTCGTACCGTCATTCGATGGATCTGCGGATCCTGCGCGACGTCGTGTACCCGATCCTCGCGAAGGCGATCAACTTCTACGCCCACTTCCTCCACGAGGGAGGCGACGGCAAGCTGCACCTGCTGACCACCCGCTCCCCCGAGTACGCGAACGCCGCCGACTGCACGTACGACCTCTCACTGATCCGCTGGGGCGCCCGGACCCTCCTCGACTCCGCCCGGCTGCTGCGCGTCGACGACCCGCGGGCCGGGCAGTGGCGGGACATCGTGGCGCGGCTGACCCCGTACGCCGAGGACCCGGTGGACGGAGTCATGATCGGCAAGGACGTCCCGCTGGCGGACTCGCACCGCCACCACTCGCACCTGCTCTGGATCTACCCGCTGCGCGAGCGGAACTGGGACCGGCCGGAGGACCGCGAGGTGATGCGCCGGTCCATGAACCACTGGTCCGGCATGCAGAGCGCCTGGCACGGCTACAGCTACGCCAACCTGTCGTCCATGTACTCGGTGACGGGCGAACCGGAGAAGGCCCTCGACCAGCTGACCTACTTCTTCACCGACCGGAACGTCGTCGCGGACTGCGAACTGACGGCCAACACGATGTACCGCGAGGGCAGCAACCTCGCGCTCGAAACCCCGCTGGCCGCCGTCCAGTCGATGCTGGACATGGCGGTGCAGGGCAATGACGGTGTGCTGAAGGTCTTCCCTTCGGTGTCCGACCGCTGGGCGGACGCGTCGATCGCCTCGCTGCGCACCCAGGGCGCGTTCCTCGTCGACGCGGACCGGTCGGCCGGTGCCACCCGGTGGATACGGATCCGGAGCGAGGCGGGCGAGCCGCTGACCCTGGAGCACGGGATCGCGGGCGCGGTGGACGTACGGAACGAGCACGGCCGCGCGCTGTCCTGGCGGGAGAGCGGGCCGGGCCGGATCTCCGTACGCCTGGAGCGCGGCGCGACCGCCGTGATCACACCCCGCGGGAAGCAGGCGGGGCGCGGCCCCCGGGACGTACCGGCGAACGGTACGGCAGTTCCGTGGGGGCTTCCGCTCTGAGCGAGGTGATGTGACGGAGGGTCAGGGGGCGGCCAGGGCGTAACTGGTCGCCACCTTCGCGCCGTTGAGGTACGCGGTGGCCGCACCCTTGACTCCGTCGGAGCGGTAGACGCCCCACTTGTCGGTGACCCAGTCGCCGCGCAGCGTCGCACCTCTGAAGGCCGAACCGCCGTTCACCTTCTGCTGCTTGCCGTCGTACCAGAACCGCACCGCACCCTTGGAAGGTGACGCGGAGACCGTGATCCCGACGACGAACGAGTGCCACTGGCCGGTCCGCAGCGGGGCGTGCCAGAGCTGAGTGGTCTTCAGGTCCGGGTCGCAGTACTCCAGATCGACGGTGCCGTCGCCCCGTGCCCGCAGTGAGAGGGGCGGGGTGGCGGCGCCGGTTCCGTAGTCCTTGAGCTGCCAGAGCACGACCCAGTCGGCGGGGGTGGTGGGCAGTGGCCCCCACATCGACCGCCAGCCCACGTACACGGTGTCGCCCTCGGTGAAGCGCAGCGCCTTCCCGTCGGGGGTCCGGTGGCCGCGGGTCTCGACCCGGACGCGGTCGGTGTCGGAGATCTTCTGCCCGGAGGTGGTGAGGCGGTAGGTACTGCCGTACCTGCCCCGGGGATCGGCGACGACGGAGACCGCGCCCGGCTTGGTCTCGGTGCCCTCGAAGACGGTGGTCCCCCTGGCCGGGTCGGCCCGCCAGAGCGGGGCCGCGGTGTGCGGGGTCCGGGCGGCGAAAGCGGTCGGCGTCTCCTGCCCGGCGGATGCGTGCCACATTCCGGCGAGCGTGAGCGCGGCGGCTGCGGCGACGGCGGAGACCATGGCCATGACAGGGCGGTTCCTGCGGTGCTTCATGCCGAACTCCGTGAGGGAAGGACGGTGGCGGTGCGGAAAAAGCTAGAGGGGTTCCCTGCAGGCCGTCAATACCAACAGGAAACTTTCCTAACCGTCCGTGTCCGTCAGCACGCCCCGCCCGCCCTCCGAGGAGCGCGGAGGGGCGTTCAGATCGCCCGGCGCATCGCCCGGTGCTCGATGTCCGCGTCCAGGAATTCGGGGCCGTACGCCTCGTACCCGAGCCGTTCGTAGAACCCCAGCGCGTGGGTCTGCGCATGCAGATCGACCGCGCTCAGGCCGCGGTCGCGCGCCGTGTCCTCGATGGCCCGCACCAGCGCGGCGCCGACCCCCCTGCCGCGCGCCACGGGGGTCACGGCCAGCCGCCCGAGGGAGCCCACCGCTTCGCCCGAAGCGGGATCCGGCAGCAGCAACCGGCCGGTGCCCAGCGGTCCTTCCGCGTCAACGGCCAGCACATGCACCGCCGTCGCGTCGTGCGCGTCGTACTCGATCGCGGCAGACACACCCTGCTCCACGACGAAGACTCCGTTGCGGACCGCGAAGCACGCTTCCAGTTCGTCCGGGGTGCCGACGACCCGCACCTCGTACCCGCGGGTCATCGTTACTCGCTCTCCGCCCGGATCGCGTCCAGCGCGTGCTGCAGATCCGCCGGGTACGCGCTCTCGAACTCGACCCACCGGCCGTCGGACGGGTGCTCGAAGCCCAGCCGCATCGCGTGCAGCCACTGCCGGGTCAGGCCGAGCCGCTTCGCCATCGTCGGGTCGGCACCGTAGGTCAGGTCGCCCACGCAGGGGTGCCGGTGGGCGGACATGTGCACCCGGATCTGGTGCGTACGCCCGGTCTCCAGCTTGATGTCCAGCAGCGAGGCCGCACGGAACGCCTCGATCAGGTCGTAGTGCGTGACGGACGGCTTGCCCTCGGCCGTCACGGCCCACTTGTAGTCGTGCTGCGGGTGACGCCCGATGGGGGCGTCGATCGTCCCGCTCATCGGGTCGGGGTGGCCCTGCACCAGCGCGTGGTAACGCTTGTCGACCGTGCGCTCACGGAACTGCTGCTTGAGCAGGGTGTACGCCCGCTCCGACTTGGCGACGACCATCAGCCCGGACGTACCGACGTCCAGCCGGTGCACGATGCCCTGGCGCTCGGCGGCACCCGAGGTGGAGATCCGGTACCCGGCGGCGGCGAGGCCACCGATGACGGTCGTCCCGGTCCAGCCGGGGCTCGGGTGGGCCGCGACGCCGACGGGCTTCACGATCACCACGATGTCGTCGTCGTCATGGACGATCTCCATGCCCTCGACGGGCTCGGCGACGATCTGCACCGGAGCGGCGGCCTGCGGCATCTCGACCTCCAGCCACGCACCGCCCCGGACCCGATCGGACTTCCCGACCACTGACCCGTCGACCTGCACCTTTCCCGCAGCGGCGAGGTCGGCCGCCTTGGTACGGGAAAACCCGAACATACGGGAGATGGCGGCGTCTACGCGCTCGCCCTCAAGGCCATCGGGAACGGGCAGGGTGCGGATCTCGGGAACTGTACTCACTCGTCGAGTATGCCTTGCCCGGAGGAGCCGCCGGTCCGGCGGAGGGTCCGGGCGGCCCCGCTCAGTCCTTGTGGACCGTCCCGTCGGGGTCGAGTCCCTTGAAGGAGAGCAGCACGATCAGGACGCCGCCGCAGCAGATCGCGGAGTCGGCGAGGTTGAAGACCGCGAAGTGCGCGGGGGCGATGAAGTCGACGACCGCGCCCTGGAAAGCACTGGGCGAGCGGAAGACGCGGTCGGTCAGATTGCCCAGCGCACCGCCGAGCAGCAGACCGAGCGCGACGGCCCAGGGCAGGCTGTAGAGCTTGCGGGCGAGCCGGACGATCACCACGATCACGGACGCCGCGACCACGGTGAAGATCACGGTGTAGGCCGATCCGACCCCCCAGGCCGCGCCCGCGTTCCGGATCGCCTCGAACTGGAGCAGATCGCCGACGACCTTGACGGGCGCGTGGTGCTCCAGCTTGGCGACCACGATCATCTTGCTCACGAGGTCGAGCAGATAGGCGAAGACGGCCACGGCCAGCAGCACCGTGAGCCGGCGTTTACCCCTGGGCGGCGCGGCAGGCGACGCCCCCGCCGCGGAGGCCGACTCCTCCGCCGGCGGTTCCTCCGCGGACTTCTCCTCCGCGGACGGCTTCCCGGCGGACACGGGTTCGGTGGAGCGCTCCTCGGTGGAGTGCTCCCCGGCCCCCGCGGCCTTGGGAATGTCCGGCGTACCGATGATGCGCTCCGCCTCTGCCACGTGATTCCCTCGCCCTAGTACCTGACTGAGACGAGGGTACGACACACGGGTACCGAAGCCCTCAGTACCTGCGCTCCTGTTTCTGCTTGCACTCCATGCAGAGGGTGGCCCGCGGGAACGCCTGCATCCGCGCCTTCCCGATCGGATTGCCGCAGTTCTCGCAGAGCCCGTAGGTGCCGGCGTCCAGCCGCTCCAGCGCGCGCTCGGTCTGTTCCAGCATCTCCCGGGCGTTGGCCGCCAGTGCCAGTTCGCTCTCCCTGGTGATGTTCTTGGTTCCCGTGTCGGCCTGGTCGTCACCGGCTCCGTCGCCGGAATCACGCATCAGCCCGGCGAGTGCCGTCTCGGCCGCGGCGATCTCCGCGGCCAGCCGCAGGTCCTCGCTCTGCAGCCCGGCGCGGGCGTCCGCGACCTCGTCCGGGGTCCAGGGGTCCTCTCCGGGCCGTACGGGCAGCTCACCGGGTGCCACGGGTGCGGTGACACCGGCCTTGGGCACGGCGGAGGCCGCGGCACGCTTCCTGGCCGCCGCGCTTCCCCCCGCACTCTTCTTCGCAACCAACGTCTCGGCTCCCGTCTGTTCCGCGGCCTGGGCCGCCCCCTGGGCCGCGGCTGCGGCCTTCTTGGCCGCTGCCTCGTGGGCCGGCGCCTTCTTCGCTGCCGTCTTCTTGGCCGCGGTCTTCTTCGCTGCGGTCTTCTTTGCTGCGGTCTTCTTCGCAGGCGCCTCGTGGGCCGACGCCTTCTTGGCTGCCGCTTTCCCGGCCGCGGTCTTCTTCGCCGCCGCCTTCTTCGCGGTGGTGTTCCCGGCGACGGTTCCGTCCGCGGCGGCGCTCTGCTCGCCCGCCGCTTCCTCGGCCGTCGCGCCGGTGGATTCTGCGGACGCCGATCTCGATTCGGCGGTCTTCTTCGCCACCATGGCCGCGGCCCCTTCACATTTTGTGATCTTGCTCGCGAATCTGCTGGGACGATAAGTCGACCCCAGCCCCGCGGCAACGGGGCACGCCGCCGATTCAGCCCTCCTCACGTCCGTGCCAAGCCGAGCCTCCATGCGTTGTGCCCAGCTCCCCGCCCGGTAATCCGCCACCTGGGCCTCCCCGGCATTCCCGGGGGGCGCGTATGGCCATTCGGGTCAGCGGAGCGTGCCGGAGCGCGCGCCCGGAAAACGGTCCGACATCCCGGGAACGGCCCCGTACACTGGCCCCAGCGGAAGGCATGGATGGGACGAGTAGCGTCGCAGGCGGCCACGAGCGATCCGGGGACGGTGCGAGCCCGGAGGCAGGCACGACGTGAAGATCACCCCGGAGCCGTCGGAAGAAAGCCCAGCGGGCGAGTAGAACCGGCTACGCGACCCCAATGAGGGGGCCACGGGCACACACCCGGGGCCAAGGAGGGTGGTACCGCGGGAGCGACTGGGCTCTCGTCCCTCCGACGGAGAGAGAAACGTCCGTTGGAGGAGTTCCGTCCATGACAGCGCCGCAGTACCGCCAGGTACCCGCCCAGGTCGACCTGCCCGCCCTCGAACACGCCGTGCTCGACTTCTGGCGCGAGGCCCAGGTCTTCTCGAAGAGCCTCGAACAGTCCGAGGGCCGCCCCGAGTGGGTCTTCTACGAGGGCCCGCCCACCGCGAACGGCATGCCGGGCGCCCACCACATCGAGGCGCGTGTCTTCAAGGACGTCTTCCCGCGCTTCCGCACGATGCAGGGCTACCACGTCCCCCGCAAGGCCGGCTGGGACTGTCACGGCCTGCCCGTCGAGCTCGCGGTCGAGAAGGAGCTCGGGTTCAACGGCAAGCAGGACATCGAGGCGTACGGCATCGCCGAGTTCAACGCCAAGTGCCGTGCCTCGGTGACCCGGCACACCGACGCCTTCACCGAGCTGACGACCCGGATGGGCTACTGGGTCGACCTCGACAACGCCTACCGGACGATGGACCCCAGCTACGTCGAGAGCGTCTGGTGGTCGCTGAAGGAGATCTTCGGCAAGGGCCTGCTGGTCCAGGACCACCGCGTCGCCCCCTGGTGCCCGCGCTGCGGTACCGGCCTCTCGGACCACGAGCTGGCACAGGGGTACGAGACGGTCGTCGACCCCTCCGTGTTCGTACGCTTCCCGCTGACCGGCGGCCCGCTGGCCGGCGAGGCCGCACTCCTGGTCTGGACGACCACCCCGTGGACGCTGGTCTCCAACACGGCCGTCGCCGTCCACCCCGATGTCCGCTACGTCGTCGCCACCGACGGCAACGAGCAGCTCGTCGTCGCGGAGCCGCTCCTGGAGAAAGCCCTAGGCGAGGGCTGGGAGGCCACCGGCCAGAGCTTCACGGGTGCGGAGATGGAGCGCTGGACGTACCAGCGCCCGTTCTCACTCCTGGAGTTCCCCGCCGAGGCCCACTACGTGGTCAACGCCGAGTACGTCACCACGGACGACGGCACCGGCCTCGTCCACCAGTCCCCCGCCTTCGGTGAGGACGACCTCAAGGTCTGCCGTTCCTACGGCCTGCCCGTCGTCAACCCGGTCCGCCCCGACGGAACGTTCGAGGAGGACGTGCCGCTCGTCGGCGGCATCTTCTTCAAGAAGGCCGACGAACTCCTGGTCGCCGATCTCCAGGAACGCGGGGCGCTCTTCCGGCACGTCCCGTACGAGCACAGCTACCCGCACTGCTGGCGCTGCCACACCGCGCTGCTCTACTACGCGCAGCCCTCCTGGTACATCAGGACCACCGCGGTCAAGGACGCGATGCTGCGGGAGAACGAGAAGACCAACTGGTTCCCCGACTCGGTCAAGCAGGGCCGTTTCGGCGACTGGCTGAACAACAACGTCGACTGGGCGCTCTCCCGCAACCGCTACTGGGGCACCCCGCTGCCGATCTGGCGCTGCGAGGACAACCACCTCACCGTCATCGGCTCGCGCGCCGAGCTGACCGACCTGACCGGCACCGACCAGTCGGAACTCGACCCGCACCGCCCGTACATCGACGAGGTCACGTTCCCCTGCCCGCAGTGCGCGAAGACGGCGACCCGGGTCCCCGAGGTCATCGACGCCTGGTACGACTCCGGTTCGATGCCGTTCGCCCAGTACGGGTACCCGTACCGGAACAAGGAGCTCTTCGAGCGGCGCTACCCGGCGCAGTTCATCTCCGAGGCCATCGACCAGACGCGCGGCTGGTTCTACACGCTGATGGCGGTCGGCACCCTGGTCTTCGACAAGTCGAGTTACGAGAACGTCGTCTGCCTGGGCCACATCCTCGCCGAGGACGGCCGGAAGATGTCCAAGCACCTGGGCAACATCCTCCAGCCCATCCCGCTCATGGACCAGCACGGGGCGGACGCGGTGCGCTGGTTCATGGCAGCCGGCGGCTCCCCGTGGGCGGCCCGCCGGGTCGGACACGGCACGATCCAGGAAGTGGTCCGCAAGACGCTCCTCACGTACTGGAACACGGTGGCTTTCCAGGCGCTGTACGCCCGTACGTCCAACTGGGCCCCGTCGGCCGCCGATCCGGCGCCCGAGGACCGCACGGTGCTGGACCGCTGGCTGCTGAGCGAGCTCAACGCGCTGACGGACCAGGTCACCCAGGCCCTGGACGCGTACGACACGCAGCGGGCCGGCAAGCTGCTCTCCGCCTTCGTGGACGACCTGTCCAACTGGTACGTACGCCGCTCCCGCCGCCGCTTCTGGCAGGGCGACGCGGCGGCGCTGCGCACGCTGCACGACGTGATCGAGACGGTGACCCGGCTGATGGCCCCGCTCACCCCCTTCATCACCGAGCGGGTCTGGCAGGACATGGTGGCTCCGGTGACCCCGGACGCCCCCGAGTCGGTGCACCTCTCCACCTGGCCGAAGGCGGACCTCGCCGCGATCGACCCGACGCTCTCCCAGCAGATGGCGCTGGTCCGACGGCTGGTCGAACTGGGCCGTGCGACGCGTGCCGAGTCGGGCGTCAAGACCCGGCAGCCGCTCTCCCGCGCCCTGGTGGCGGCCTCGGGCTTCGAGGCGCTGTCCGCCGAACTCCGCGCCCAGATCACCGAGGAGCTGAACGTCTCCTCGCTGGCCTCCCTCTCCGAGGTCGGCGGCTCCCTGGTGGACACCACGGCCAAGGCCAACTTCCGTGCGCTGGGCAAGCGTTTCGGCAAGGGCGTGCAGGCGGTGGCCAAGGCGGTCGCCGAGGCGGACGCGGCAGCGCTCTCGCTGGCACTGCGCGCGGGTACGGCGTCGGTGACGGTGGACGGCGAAGAGGTCACGCTCTCCCCGGACGAGGTGATCATCACCGAAACGCCGCGCGAGGGCTGGTCGGTGGCGTCCGACTCGGGCGCGACGGTGGCCCTGGACCTGGAGATCACACCGGAGCTGCGCCGGGCAGGACTGGCCCGTGACGCGATCCGGCTGATCCAGGAGGCCCGCAAGAACAGCGGCCTGGACGTGGCGGACCGTATCGCCGTCCGCTGGAGGGCCACCGACCCCGCGACCACCGAGGCGCTGGCCGAGCACGCGGAACTCATCGCGGACGAGGTGCTCGCGCTGGACTACGCGGAGGGCGAAGGAGACACCGCGTACGGGGCGGAGTTCACGGACGAAGGGCTTTCGCTCACGTTCCGGCTCCACAAGACGCAGGCATAACGACTCGGGGCGCGGTGGGGAGCCTGCTCCCTGCCGCGCCCCGAGCCGTAACCCGCAGCACAGAAAGGTCCGGCCTGGATCACCCCGGCCGGACCTTTCCCGTTCCCCCCTCCCGTCCCCCTCCCAAGTCCCCTTCGCGTCCTGCCTCTCGGGGTCCCGCCCGCACAAACGGGCCGGGCCCCGGGGAGATCCCCGGGGCCCGGCCCTCAGTCTGCCGACTGCGCTGCGCTCGACGCGCCCGCCGTCAGTTGTCGTCCTCGTCGATCAGGAAGCCGCGCATCGGCGAAGGCGCCTGCTGCATCGGCTGCGGAGCCTGCGGCCTCACCGGTGCCATCGGCTGTGTCATCGCCGGGGACATCTGCTGCTGGCCGCCGTACGACGGTGCTCCCATCGACGACTGGCCACCCATGGACGGGTTGCCACCCATCGCGTGCTGGGTGTGCCCCATCGCGCCCGCACCGGCCGGAGCCATCGAGGGCGACGGCGGCAGCGAAGCAGCGGCCGGGGACCGCGGCGGCGCCAACGAGTCGTCGGCCTGCGTCTCCAGCTGACGGAGCTGGCTCTCCAGGTACGACTTCAGCCGTGTCCGGTACTCACGCTCGAAGCCGCGCAGATCCTCGACCTTGCGCTCCAGCGTGGCGCGGGCGGACTCCAGCGAGCCCATCGCGACGCGGTGCTTCTCCTGTGCGTCCCGCTCCAGCGCGTCGGCCTTGGCACGGGCGTCCCGCTCCAGACCCTCGGCGCGGCTGCGCGCCTCGCCGACGATCTTGTTGGCCTCGGAACGGGCCTCCGCGATCGCCTGGTCGGCGGTCTGCTGTGCGAGCGAGAGAACACGGGCGGCGCTGTCGCCACCGGGGCCCTGCTGCTGCATCTGCGGGGGACCACCGTGGCCGCCCATCGGGCCGGGCCCCTGACCGAGCTGGCCCTGACCGCCCATGGGGCCCTGTCCGAGCTGACCCTGACCGAGCTGACCCTGGCCCATCGGACCCTGACCCATGGGGCCCTGACCCATCGGGCCGGGACCCTGACCGAGCTGCCCCTGACCGAGCTGACCCTGGCCCATGGGGCCCTGGCCGAGCTGGCCCTGACCGCCCATCGGGCCCTGCCCCATCGGGCCGGGACCGTGCTGGCCCTGCGGACCGGGGCCGTGCTGACCCTGCGGGCCGGGACCGTGCTGGCCCTGGGGACCAGGGCCGTGACCGCCAGGTCCTGCAGGCAGCTGGGGCTGACCGCCCGGCAGTTGGGGCGGACCCATCTGCGGCTGCTGCTGGACCTGCGGCGGGCCAGATATGGCGGCGGGCACAGGTGCGTTCGGACCGCCCCGACCGTCCTGCGGCTCGGGCTTGCGCATGCCCTGCTGCTGGTTCTGTGCGGCGGCACGTGTGGCAGCCGCGAGCTTGGCGCGCAGATCCTCGTTCTCGCGGAGCAATCGCGTCAGTTC from Streptomyces sp. NBC_01267 harbors:
- a CDS encoding glycosyl hydrolase family 95 catalytic domain-containing protein, producing MTEFSRRRFVGTAAGTSAALWLAGSRTAWAAAARGSGHGADAYEESVRAAAMKWRRLPTGWQDAPFLANGYFGAQLYRGATANTLKVMLSHSEVQDQRGQWRGGTGYSRLPIGYFTLTLAGEITAVDWTLDPYDAELHGTLTTTRGSLAFSALVQNDTGALLISTRPSAGEEAAAWSFQWLQASSTRTSGKPDDYTPNPDPRVGDGFVEQPLLAGGGWTTAWREQREGTGRLLAAHLVYRFPGDVSRATADAVRAVDRTLATGPDRLIARHRAWWHAYYRRSFLSVPDKRLQSFYVIQLYKLASSTRAEGPTISEWGPWFPEVGNNWTAVWWNLNVQIGMAPIHGTNHPELDSVTNAFRRFEKNLPMSVPAAYRDGRSYALGHPSDWQLRAGDTYDVGAPGSDHISDNFGNLTWALHNVWQSYRHSMDLRILRDVVYPILAKAINFYAHFLHEGGDGKLHLLTTRSPEYANAADCTYDLSLIRWGARTLLDSARLLRVDDPRAGQWRDIVARLTPYAEDPVDGVMIGKDVPLADSHRHHSHLLWIYPLRERNWDRPEDREVMRRSMNHWSGMQSAWHGYSYANLSSMYSVTGEPEKALDQLTYFFTDRNVVADCELTANTMYREGSNLALETPLAAVQSMLDMAVQGNDGVLKVFPSVSDRWADASIASLRTQGAFLVDADRSAGATRWIRIRSEAGEPLTLEHGIAGAVDVRNEHGRALSWRESGPGRISVRLERGATAVITPRGKQAGRGPRDVPANGTAVPWGLPL
- a CDS encoding heparin lyase I family protein translates to MKHRRNRPVMAMVSAVAAAAALTLAGMWHASAGQETPTAFAARTPHTAAPLWRADPARGTTVFEGTETKPGAVSVVADPRGRYGSTYRLTTSGQKISDTDRVRVETRGHRTPDGKALRFTEGDTVYVGWRSMWGPLPTTPADWVVLWQLKDYGTGAATPPLSLRARGDGTVDLEYCDPDLKTTQLWHAPLRTGQWHSFVVGITVSASPSKGAVRFWYDGKQQKVNGGSAFRGATLRGDWVTDKWGVYRSDGVKGAATAYLNGAKVATSYALAAP
- a CDS encoding GNAT family N-acetyltransferase → MTRGYEVRVVGTPDELEACFAVRNGVFVVEQGVSAAIEYDAHDATAVHVLAVDAEGPLGTGRLLLPDPASGEAVGSLGRLAVTPVARGRGVGAALVRAIEDTARDRGLSAVDLHAQTHALGFYERLGYEAYGPEFLDADIEHRAMRRAI
- a CDS encoding RluA family pseudouridine synthase produces the protein MSTVPEIRTLPVPDGLEGERVDAAISRMFGFSRTKAADLAAAGKVQVDGSVVGKSDRVRGGAWLEVEMPQAAAPVQIVAEPVEGMEIVHDDDDIVVIVKPVGVAAHPSPGWTGTTVIGGLAAAGYRISTSGAAERQGIVHRLDVGTSGLMVVAKSERAYTLLKQQFRERTVDKRYHALVQGHPDPMSGTIDAPIGRHPQHDYKWAVTAEGKPSVTHYDLIEAFRAASLLDIKLETGRTHQIRVHMSAHRHPCVGDLTYGADPTMAKRLGLTRQWLHAMRLGFEHPSDGRWVEFESAYPADLQHALDAIRAESE
- the lspA gene encoding signal peptidase II produces the protein MAEAERIIGTPDIPKAAGAGEHSTEERSTEPVSAGKPSAEEKSAEEPPAEESASAAGASPAAPPRGKRRLTVLLAVAVFAYLLDLVSKMIVVAKLEHHAPVKVVGDLLQFEAIRNAGAAWGVGSAYTVIFTVVAASVIVVIVRLARKLYSLPWAVALGLLLGGALGNLTDRVFRSPSAFQGAVVDFIAPAHFAVFNLADSAICCGGVLIVLLSFKGLDPDGTVHKD
- a CDS encoding TraR/DksA family transcriptional regulator — encoded protein: MVAKKTAESRSASAESTGATAEEAAGEQSAAADGTVAGNTTAKKAAAKKTAAGKAAAKKASAHEAPAKKTAAKKTAAKKTAAKKTAAKKAPAHEAAAKKAAAAAQGAAQAAEQTGAETLVAKKSAGGSAAARKRAAASAVPKAGVTAPVAPGELPVRPGEDPWTPDEVADARAGLQSEDLRLAAEIAAAETALAGLMRDSGDGAGDDQADTGTKNITRESELALAANAREMLEQTERALERLDAGTYGLCENCGNPIGKARMQAFPRATLCMECKQKQERRY
- the ileS gene encoding isoleucine--tRNA ligase, giving the protein MTAPQYRQVPAQVDLPALEHAVLDFWREAQVFSKSLEQSEGRPEWVFYEGPPTANGMPGAHHIEARVFKDVFPRFRTMQGYHVPRKAGWDCHGLPVELAVEKELGFNGKQDIEAYGIAEFNAKCRASVTRHTDAFTELTTRMGYWVDLDNAYRTMDPSYVESVWWSLKEIFGKGLLVQDHRVAPWCPRCGTGLSDHELAQGYETVVDPSVFVRFPLTGGPLAGEAALLVWTTTPWTLVSNTAVAVHPDVRYVVATDGNEQLVVAEPLLEKALGEGWEATGQSFTGAEMERWTYQRPFSLLEFPAEAHYVVNAEYVTTDDGTGLVHQSPAFGEDDLKVCRSYGLPVVNPVRPDGTFEEDVPLVGGIFFKKADELLVADLQERGALFRHVPYEHSYPHCWRCHTALLYYAQPSWYIRTTAVKDAMLRENEKTNWFPDSVKQGRFGDWLNNNVDWALSRNRYWGTPLPIWRCEDNHLTVIGSRAELTDLTGTDQSELDPHRPYIDEVTFPCPQCAKTATRVPEVIDAWYDSGSMPFAQYGYPYRNKELFERRYPAQFISEAIDQTRGWFYTLMAVGTLVFDKSSYENVVCLGHILAEDGRKMSKHLGNILQPIPLMDQHGADAVRWFMAAGGSPWAARRVGHGTIQEVVRKTLLTYWNTVAFQALYARTSNWAPSAADPAPEDRTVLDRWLLSELNALTDQVTQALDAYDTQRAGKLLSAFVDDLSNWYVRRSRRRFWQGDAAALRTLHDVIETVTRLMAPLTPFITERVWQDMVAPVTPDAPESVHLSTWPKADLAAIDPTLSQQMALVRRLVELGRATRAESGVKTRQPLSRALVAASGFEALSAELRAQITEELNVSSLASLSEVGGSLVDTTAKANFRALGKRFGKGVQAVAKAVAEADAAALSLALRAGTASVTVDGEEVTLSPDEVIITETPREGWSVASDSGATVALDLEITPELRRAGLARDAIRLIQEARKNSGLDVADRIAVRWRATDPATTEALAEHAELIADEVLALDYAEGEGDTAYGAEFTDEGLSLTFRLHKTQA
- a CDS encoding DivIVA domain-containing protein, which gives rise to MPLTPEDVRNKQFTTVRLREGYDEDEVDAFLDEVEAELTRLLRENEDLRAKLAAATRAAAQNQQQGMRKPEPQDGRGGPNAPVPAAISGPPQVQQQPQMGPPQLPGGQPQLPAGPGGHGPGPQGQHGPGPQGQHGPGPQGQHGPGPMGQGPMGGQGQLGQGPMGQGQLGQGQLGQGPGPMGQGPMGQGPMGQGQLGQGQLGQGPMGGQGQLGQGPGPMGGHGGPPQMQQQGPGGDSAARVLSLAQQTADQAIAEARSEANKIVGEARSRAEGLERDARAKADALERDAQEKHRVAMGSLESARATLERKVEDLRGFEREYRTRLKSYLESQLRQLETQADDSLAPPRSPAAASLPPSPSMAPAGAGAMGHTQHAMGGNPSMGGQSSMGAPSYGGQQQMSPAMTQPMAPVRPQAPQPMQQAPSPMRGFLIDEDDN